A region of Candidatus Roizmanbacteria bacterium DNA encodes the following proteins:
- a CDS encoding glycosyltransferase family 39 protein, translating into MFSLEEIWTFLKKNVTKKDIVAVVVLVVLFLAVRLINLDKWPQFSDEGIYINWAKVAWKDASWRFISVTDGRQPLQTWATIPFLKLFSPNDLFAGRMFAVASGFAGFIGMFALLFYLWGKKAAYIGALLYIFLPYLVFYERIALVDAAVNAGFIWILLFSFILVRTRRLDIALIMGFIGGMALLAKSSSRMFLGLTAAAPVLYLSTKTKKIISQSINYFFLLGIVAAISLLFYNVQRLSPYFHYVEQKNTTFILTAEEFFADPFAYFQHNVFNIPLYIAWESGWFIIPLSIAGLFLLFRKEKLTALYLSVFIFVPYIAIALFARVLFPRYVLFYSTLIIITAVYFFLNIKSVKLRNVTLGVLLFSMMLFSYPFLFDPAKASFPPVDRGQYVEGLTSVWGAENLMGTVQENAQNRQTLVLAEGDFGLVADVLRVYDQPDDNVEIKGLWPLTEESLYEYQPELSKRDVYVVFSHQQEFPDQWPIELVAKYDKPGNKKSLYLFKLLKVSDEPSP; encoded by the coding sequence ATGTTCTCACTTGAAGAAATATGGACATTTCTGAAAAAAAATGTCACAAAAAAAGATATTGTTGCAGTTGTTGTGTTAGTCGTGCTCTTTCTCGCGGTTCGACTTATCAATCTGGATAAATGGCCTCAGTTTTCTGATGAAGGAATTTACATCAACTGGGCAAAAGTCGCCTGGAAAGATGCCTCATGGCGATTCATTTCCGTGACTGACGGCCGTCAGCCGCTCCAAACCTGGGCTACCATTCCTTTTCTGAAACTTTTTTCTCCGAATGATCTGTTTGCGGGACGAATGTTTGCAGTCGCTTCCGGATTTGCCGGATTTATCGGCATGTTTGCATTACTTTTTTATCTGTGGGGAAAAAAAGCAGCTTATATCGGAGCTTTGCTGTATATTTTTCTTCCGTATCTTGTCTTTTACGAAAGAATTGCGCTGGTTGATGCCGCCGTCAATGCCGGTTTTATTTGGATTCTTCTTTTTTCCTTTATTCTTGTCAGGACGAGGAGACTTGATATCGCACTGATCATGGGGTTCATCGGAGGTATGGCACTTCTTGCAAAGTCATCTTCACGTATGTTTTTGGGGCTGACAGCTGCCGCACCTGTTTTATATCTCAGCACCAAAACGAAAAAAATTATTTCCCAAAGCATTAATTATTTTTTCCTTCTCGGTATCGTAGCCGCGATCAGTTTGCTTTTTTACAATGTGCAACGGCTTTCTCCTTATTTTCATTATGTCGAGCAGAAAAACACGACCTTTATCCTGACTGCGGAAGAATTTTTCGCTGATCCTTTTGCATATTTTCAACATAATGTTTTCAATATTCCGTTGTACATCGCCTGGGAATCAGGTTGGTTTATCATCCCTCTTAGCATTGCCGGACTATTCCTTCTTTTCCGAAAAGAAAAGCTTACTGCTTTATATCTTTCCGTTTTTATCTTTGTGCCGTATATTGCAATTGCTCTGTTTGCCCGGGTACTTTTTCCGAGATACGTACTGTTTTACAGTACTCTGATCATTATTACGGCAGTGTACTTTTTTTTGAATATCAAATCAGTCAAACTGAGAAACGTCACACTGGGAGTACTTCTGTTTAGTATGATGCTTTTCAGTTACCCGTTTCTTTTTGATCCTGCAAAAGCCAGTTTCCCTCCTGTTGATCGCGGACAGTATGTTGAGGGTCTGACATCGGTATGGGGTGCCGAAAACCTGATGGGAACCGTTCAGGAAAACGCTCAAAACAGACAGACACTCGTCCTTGCCGAAGGAGATTTCGGACTGGTAGCGGATGTACTCAGAGTATATGATCAGCCTGATGATAATGTTGAGATTAAAGGTCTTTGGCCGCTGACTGAAGAAAGTCTCTACGAGTATCAGCCTGAACTTTCTAAAAGAGATGTGTATGTGGTGTTTTCTCATCAACAGGAATTCCCAGATCAATGGCCGATCGAGCTTGTGGCAAAATATGACAAGCCGGGAAACAAAAAATCACTGTATCTTTTTAAGCTGTTGAAGGTATCTGATGAACCGTCACCATAA
- a CDS encoding oligosaccharide flippase family protein, whose product MAQEENIKKNSIISLLSLFFHSGYAAVLGLIANLILTIVLSPKIYGIYVLTLAVIPFLNFFSDIGLAAALVQKKEVTDDDIKTTFTIQQTLVITILSIAFFLTPFIRSFYNLPVEATHLYWAVLFAFFLSSLKTIPSIKLERSIQFQKIVLVQIVESTIFYVTVSVLALMNFGLQTFTIAVLVRSLTGTLLMYYLSFWFPRIGVSKESLKRLLSFGVPFQTNVFLALIKDDLILFYLGKVVGLEGLAYIGWAKRWAESPIRIIMDNVSRILFPIFAKIQTEKERIGGLIEKVLRYQTLILAPVFVGMALLLDEAVQLIPKYNKWEPAIPLFYIIILSAFFSSYSTPFTNLFNAVGKVKTTFKFMLYWTVMSWISIPLFTHFFGLYGYPISLVILSLTFIVIVPIARKIVKFKFIPQIVPPIVSSLIMGIAVYFTTFLGVSWISVCISVAVGFLTYVASLYLLFRINVLQEVKTFLKYE is encoded by the coding sequence ATGGCACAGGAAGAAAATATAAAAAAAAATTCGATCATCAGTCTTTTGAGTCTTTTTTTTCACAGCGGATATGCCGCGGTTCTCGGTTTGATTGCGAATCTGATCCTGACAATTGTACTGTCGCCGAAGATTTATGGGATCTATGTATTAACCCTTGCCGTTATTCCCTTTCTGAACTTCTTTTCTGATATCGGTCTTGCCGCCGCACTTGTCCAGAAAAAGGAAGTCACTGACGACGATATCAAAACGACATTTACTATACAACAAACGCTTGTCATTACAATCCTGTCGATAGCTTTCTTCCTTACGCCGTTCATCCGCAGTTTCTACAACCTTCCTGTTGAAGCGACACATTTATACTGGGCTGTACTGTTTGCTTTTTTCCTCTCATCATTGAAAACAATTCCCTCTATCAAACTCGAAAGAAGTATTCAGTTTCAGAAAATCGTCCTCGTACAGATTGTCGAAAGTACGATTTTTTACGTTACGGTGTCGGTACTGGCACTGATGAACTTCGGATTGCAGACATTTACCATAGCCGTACTTGTCCGATCACTCACCGGAACACTTCTCATGTATTACCTTTCATTCTGGTTTCCCCGCATCGGCGTATCAAAAGAAAGTCTCAAACGACTTCTCTCTTTCGGTGTACCGTTTCAGACCAATGTATTTTTGGCTCTCATCAAAGATGATCTCATTTTGTTTTATCTCGGAAAAGTAGTCGGACTTGAAGGACTGGCATATATCGGATGGGCAAAACGCTGGGCAGAATCTCCGATCCGAATTATCATGGACAATGTGTCACGCATTCTCTTCCCGATTTTCGCAAAAATCCAAACGGAAAAGGAACGGATCGGCGGACTTATCGAAAAAGTGCTTCGATATCAAACACTTATTCTCGCTCCAGTTTTTGTCGGAATGGCACTCCTTCTTGATGAGGCAGTACAGCTTATCCCGAAATACAATAAATGGGAACCGGCTATTCCTCTTTTTTATATCATTATTCTTTCGGCGTTTTTCTCGTCTTACTCGACTCCGTTTACGAATCTCTTTAATGCCGTCGGAAAAGTAAAGACTACATTCAAATTTATGCTCTACTGGACAGTCATGTCATGGATAAGTATCCCTCTTTTTACTCACTTTTTCGGACTGTACGGGTATCCTATTAGTCTGGTGATTCTGTCTCTTACTTTTATTGTGATTGTTCCCATTGCAAGGAAGATTGTTAAGTTTAAGTTTATTCCTCAGATCGTACCGCCGATTGTTTCCAGTTTGATTATGGGTATTGCTGTTTACTTCACTACCTTTTTGGGTGTAAGCTGGATTAGTGTCTGCATCTCAGTTGCAGTCGGATTCCTAACCTATGTCGCATCGTTGTATCTTCTGTTCAGAATTAATGTGTTACAGGAGGTAAAAACTTTTTTGAAATATGAGTAA
- a CDS encoding glycosyltransferase family 2 protein gives MSNITTIIVALGEPKYLFESIKSVQTLTAEIVIVDIGLSTSVREKLKKIEKVRVVEQEPVSYVELIREKTKQFTKTDYILFLDPDEIVPETLASQILENYEKYDYISMPRMNMILGKWMENSRWWPDYQIRVFKKDAVTWPTIIHEQPETSGNGYKLPDEKENAILHHNYESLDEYLEKMIRYAKSDAKSRKTYSLQSALSDGTREFISRYFAADGYKDGMHGFTLSFLQLMYYGLVYFYFWEQHKYISEEKDIPRTTQSFFTDIFYQTNHWGIKKNLFSSQESLWYRIINKLLKH, from the coding sequence ATGAGTAATATCACAACTATTATCGTCGCTCTCGGAGAACCGAAATATCTTTTTGAATCAATCAAATCGGTGCAAACCCTTACTGCTGAAATCGTAATTGTGGATATCGGCTTGAGTACTTCTGTCAGAGAGAAATTGAAAAAGATTGAGAAAGTCAGAGTAGTCGAACAAGAACCTGTATCATATGTCGAACTTATCCGTGAAAAAACAAAACAGTTTACAAAGACAGATTACATTCTATTCCTCGATCCCGATGAAATCGTTCCGGAAACATTAGCCTCACAAATTCTTGAGAACTATGAAAAATATGATTACATATCGATGCCACGGATGAATATGATACTCGGAAAGTGGATGGAGAACTCTAGATGGTGGCCTGATTATCAAATAAGAGTTTTCAAAAAAGATGCCGTCACATGGCCTACGATCATTCATGAACAACCAGAAACTTCAGGAAACGGATACAAACTTCCTGATGAAAAAGAGAACGCGATTCTTCATCATAACTATGAATCACTCGATGAGTACCTTGAAAAAATGATCCGTTATGCCAAATCAGATGCGAAAAGCCGGAAAACATATTCACTTCAATCAGCACTCTCTGACGGAACCCGTGAATTTATAAGCCGGTATTTTGCTGCCGACGGATACAAAGACGGGATGCATGGCTTTACTCTCTCATTTTTACAGCTGATGTATTACGGACTGGTATATTTTTACTTCTGGGAACAACACAAATATATTTCGGAAGAAAAAGACATTCCGCGCACAACCCAATCCTTTTTTACGGATATTTTTTACCAAACAAATCATTGGGGTATAAAGAAGAATCTGTTTTCTTCACAGGAATCATTGTGGTACCGGATTATTAACAAACTCCTCAAGCATTAA
- a CDS encoding glycosyltransferase family 39 protein — protein sequence MKKYGPFVALVVIILGAFVLHTYKLSSVPPLDIDEYGIAYDAYSIATTGHDSWGVQMPVFFRAFGDYKLPLDIYLSAFFFKVFEPSVFWLRFPAVLFALLYIPTMYVLLKTLTKCNEWAFIGASLIAILPYNLFYSHIISASISASYLIFASLTFFILALQSKHTLRNIVISTVLLSLSLYAYPLSWIIGPLLIVTYTIALLFVKKLKYGFVFLIFAISFLPIILQFFVGGSSVRLSNTSAFSFDRGGFIEIGEFRQAGGNDIFAKAFYNKGTTIGYILLDNYVRHFNIQYLAFNRSDPGVQTAPSSPLYIILVPFYFFGLFYIARKFKDPIFFTLLAFILLAPLPSVITEGAVNAKRYLASMGMETVLIILAMQKIQIQKYRLLTMSVMMIFLIEVVLFYRFFFRTYTDKAFMTFSLKTRIVEETARRYWPEQNLMYTTDVLGEPQIYPLVGTWYPTDDYLKQRTVEERDNWFFVRPFNGLFYGQDMKEITEYLADNPEYQGIGVFSRKELSELPETVCFDPVDSTYPYKGHSFLIVQIKPCSL from the coding sequence ATGAAAAAATACGGACCTTTCGTTGCTCTGGTAGTGATTATCCTCGGAGCTTTTGTTCTTCACACGTATAAATTAAGCAGTGTTCCTCCTCTTGATATTGATGAATACGGTATTGCTTACGACGCATACAGTATCGCAACAACCGGACACGATAGCTGGGGAGTGCAAATGCCGGTTTTTTTCCGGGCATTCGGAGATTACAAACTTCCTCTTGATATATATCTTTCCGCTTTCTTTTTTAAAGTCTTTGAGCCGTCAGTATTTTGGCTGCGGTTTCCGGCAGTGCTTTTTGCGCTTTTGTACATACCGACCATGTACGTACTGCTGAAAACGCTAACAAAATGCAACGAATGGGCTTTCATCGGAGCTTCACTAATTGCAATTCTTCCCTATAACTTATTTTATTCTCATATCATCTCGGCAAGCATCAGCGCGTCATATCTTATTTTTGCATCACTGACATTTTTTATTCTTGCACTTCAATCAAAACATACCTTGAGAAATATTGTTATTTCAACAGTACTACTTTCGCTTTCTCTGTATGCGTATCCTCTGAGCTGGATTATTGGTCCTTTGTTGATTGTTACGTATACGATTGCACTACTGTTTGTAAAAAAACTGAAGTACGGTTTTGTATTTCTGATATTTGCCATCAGCTTTCTCCCGATCATTTTGCAGTTTTTTGTCGGAGGAAGTTCGGTCAGACTAAGTAATACATCAGCATTTTCATTTGACCGTGGAGGTTTTATCGAAATCGGAGAGTTCAGACAGGCAGGGGGAAATGATATCTTTGCTAAAGCTTTTTATAATAAAGGAACAACCATCGGGTATATTCTTCTCGATAATTATGTAAGACACTTTAACATCCAATATTTAGCTTTCAATCGATCTGACCCCGGAGTCCAAACGGCTCCTTCTTCACCGCTTTATATTATTCTTGTCCCCTTTTATTTTTTCGGCTTATTTTATATTGCACGAAAATTCAAAGACCCGATATTTTTTACTCTTCTGGCTTTCATACTTCTTGCGCCATTGCCTTCGGTCATAACGGAAGGGGCAGTGAATGCCAAACGGTATCTGGCATCGATGGGTATGGAGACTGTGCTCATCATACTGGCTATGCAAAAAATTCAGATTCAGAAGTACCGATTGTTAACAATGAGTGTTATGATGATTTTCCTGATTGAGGTTGTTCTTTTTTATAGATTTTTCTTCAGAACATATACTGACAAAGCGTTTATGACGTTCAGTTTAAAAACTCGCATTGTTGAAGAGACGGCAAGACGATACTGGCCTGAACAAAATCTTATGTACACAACCGATGTCCTCGGCGAACCGCAAATCTATCCTCTGGTCGGAACCTGGTATCCGACAGACGATTACTTGAAGCAGAGGACCGTTGAAGAACGTGATAACTGGTTTTTTGTCCGGCCTTTTAACGGACTTTTTTACGGTCAGGATATGAAAGAAATCACTGAGTATCTTGCGGATAACCCGGAGTATCAAGGAATCGGCGTATTCAGCCGAAAGGAATTGTCAGAGCTTCCGGAAACTGTATGTTTTGATCCCGTCGACAGCACCTATCCGTATAAAGGACATAGCTTTTTAATTGTTCAAATCAAACCATGCTCATTGTAA
- a CDS encoding glycosyltransferase family 39 protein — MNTYLKKLQEKPFYILIAIFIIALIFRMYQLGTVPHELHNDEVANAYAARYIIENGHDIYGNTWPLLYFDKFNDYPPVVPMYFSGFGTYIFGNNDFGARSLLAIVGAMVVFPAYYMALYLFKREKIALITAALFALGPWHIVLSRLSAEGILALTVYLAGLAVLFKAIQKERMSWLIAAGILLLSTYLMYPSFRIIVPLTLFPSIIVAYFHQIRNKKFLAVCALFTIVAFALTISISSTVWGKGRFEQTSLVSPVSGVELKIQQLIFNEDNIWTARVYNNKLIGFGREFLFQYSRYFSFNYLFGEDGIPHIYSVPYMGLLHLSIIPFILLAAFGFIQKRNKKTDHILFLYVIYILLISPIPAALTVLDVPSIHRALLTPALVIFIAAYGINGIIDLKWKKIPIIMPFVLIFFGETVFFSHQYFQNFSYYNTIYRTNGNTEAVKYAFDHKNEYEQIYITNQEGWLPIFYLFYANDYNSEYTGKFKYNLRLANSENVNFPEEECPSVNIMNNSLKAGKLTVPQKTLIIEPISCKSVSTPIGSEMFSHIKTIKRLDETEVFDIIEVNPRFDEQLLKETTLAN, encoded by the coding sequence ATGAATACATACCTTAAAAAACTGCAGGAAAAACCGTTTTATATTCTGATTGCTATCTTCATCATCGCACTTATTTTCAGGATGTACCAGCTTGGAACGGTACCTCACGAACTTCACAATGATGAAGTCGCAAATGCCTATGCAGCCCGTTATATCATCGAAAACGGACACGATATCTACGGTAATACCTGGCCGCTTCTGTATTTCGATAAATTTAATGATTATCCTCCGGTAGTCCCGATGTATTTTTCGGGATTCGGGACTTATATTTTCGGGAACAATGATTTCGGCGCCCGTTCTCTTCTTGCGATAGTCGGTGCAATGGTGGTATTTCCCGCTTACTACATGGCACTTTATCTGTTTAAACGGGAAAAAATAGCTCTCATCACAGCTGCTCTTTTTGCCTTGGGACCATGGCATATTGTTCTTTCACGGCTGAGTGCGGAAGGAATTTTGGCATTGACCGTCTATCTTGCAGGTCTGGCCGTACTTTTCAAAGCAATCCAAAAAGAACGGATGAGCTGGTTGATAGCTGCAGGAATTCTTCTGCTGTCGACCTACCTCATGTATCCTTCATTCCGTATCATCGTGCCTCTCACCCTTTTTCCTTCGATCATCGTCGCGTATTTTCATCAGATCAGAAATAAAAAATTTTTAGCCGTCTGCGCTCTGTTTACAATCGTTGCATTTGCGCTCACAATTTCCATCAGTTCAACGGTTTGGGGAAAGGGAAGATTTGAACAAACATCACTCGTCAGTCCGGTATCGGGAGTAGAACTGAAAATCCAACAGCTCATTTTCAATGAAGACAATATCTGGACAGCAAGAGTATATAACAATAAACTGATCGGCTTCGGAAGAGAGTTTTTATTCCAGTACTCACGATATTTTTCTTTTAATTATCTCTTTGGTGAAGACGGCATCCCTCATATTTACTCAGTACCCTATATGGGGCTTCTTCATCTGAGCATCATTCCTTTTATCCTCCTTGCTGCTTTCGGTTTTATTCAAAAAAGAAATAAAAAAACCGATCACATTCTCTTTTTATACGTCATTTATATCCTCCTGATCTCACCGATTCCGGCAGCTCTTACCGTGCTTGACGTCCCGAGTATTCATCGGGCACTGCTCACCCCCGCTCTTGTCATTTTTATTGCGGCCTACGGAATAAACGGCATTATCGACCTGAAATGGAAAAAGATCCCGATTATTATGCCGTTTGTTCTCATTTTTTTCGGAGAAACGGTATTTTTTTCTCATCAGTATTTCCAGAACTTCAGTTATTACAACACCATATACCGGACAAACGGGAATACGGAAGCCGTGAAGTATGCATTTGACCATAAGAACGAATATGAACAGATTTATATTACGAATCAGGAAGGTTGGCTTCCTATCTTTTATCTTTTCTATGCAAATGATTACAACTCTGAATATACCGGCAAATTTAAATATAATCTGCGTCTTGCCAACTCCGAAAATGTCAACTTCCCTGAAGAAGAATGTCCGTCAGTTAATATCATGAACAATAGTTTGAAAGCCGGAAAACTGACAGTGCCGCAAAAAACTCTGATCATTGAACCGATAAGCTGCAAATCCGTCTCGACACCGATCGGATCAGAGATGTTCAGTCACATAAAAACCATCAAACGGCTGGATGAAACTGAAGTATTTGATATTATTGAAGTCAATCCGCGGTTTGACGAACAGCTTCTCAAAGAGACGACATTAGCAAATTAA